A segment of the Streptococcus chenjunshii genome:
GACATTTGTAACAATCCCTTGGGCTAATTTTTGATAATCCATAATTCACCTCTCTTAATGAAATTTTTGTCAAAAAAAACCGAAACTTTTTACAAAGTCATTATAAATCTAAATGCAAGCGCTGTCAACTTCTTTTGATAAAATTTTCTTCTTTTTTTGACATTTTTATCGTTTCTCTATAAAATAGTCACAGGAGGCAATTATGGATTTTCTTGAAAACATTAAACAGCATGAAGCGGATTATGCTAAAGCTGAGTTAAAGGTTTATCACTATGTTCTTAACAATCTGGAGACCCTGGAGACTTTTACCATCACTAAAATTGCGGAACTCTCTCTGACATCTACTGCTGCCGTTTTAAGATTTTGTCAGACTTTGGGTTACAAAGGTTTTAAGGATTTTCGCTACGATGCCATCCGTTACCTGCACCATCACCACCAAAGACCGTCTGCTGATATTCTGGACCAAATGACTGATGATTATAGTCAGCTGATGCGGCAGTTCCGAAATATGGACAGAGAATCGATTCGCACTCTCATTGCTGCTATTCTAAAACGGCGCCGTCTCCATATTTTTGGAGTTTATTATTCCTCTCTGCCGGCTCGATACCTGCATATGGGGCTGCAGGATTTAGGAATTACCAGCCATTTTGCCGGCGATTTAAACAGCGGAGCCCATTTAACCAATATTATCAATGAAGAAGACAGCCTAATTATGTTTTCGGTCAGCGGCAGCAGCGGGAACTTCAGGCAGGCCTTATCCGCCGTACAAAACAATATGCCCAAACATTCTTTTCTTATCACTTTAAACGCCACAGCCCCAGTTGCTAAACTTTTTACAACAACCATTATTCTGCCAGGCAACCTTTTTAATAAACAGTCTATTGTGGATACACAGTCCCTCCCTATGGTTTTTGTTGAAACATTGCTTAATTTAATACGTGAGGAATTAAACTGATTAGCATAAAATGGAATACACCTAAACCTAAACGCTGTGTAAAAAAGAGACGCAGTCGTAGGAAGCGCAAGCTGACGTACGAATGTGGCTGCACTGTGAGGATAGCCCTCCCTCCTTTGAGTCTTTAGTGACTCGGCGGTCAGGCTCCTATTTTTACTTTGCGTTTTAAACGGCCTTTGTAGCTTGATGAATTGAACACGGCCTAAAATCCTAGTGAAAAAGATGACGTCCGTCGCGATGCAGGTCATCGCTTGTCCTTCCCTATTTTCATACGGATTTTTTAACGGCCTTTGTAGCTTGATGATAAAAATGAGGCTAGGACAAAAGTCCTGCCTCGTTTGACTTTTTTAACAGATGAGCTTGGCGCAGCGGTTGATTGGAAGTTCTTATCCTTTGCTGCGCAAGGGACAGCGACCTCTCTAATCAACTATGCGGAGGTGGGGCGGCAAAATCGAAATCGTCATGTTATGCTAATTTACTAATTTTTGCCCCACCCTCATTTTTGGGGTTCTTATAATATCAGTCCGCTTTAGAAAATAGCGATTTTCTCAGCAGCCTGCAGAAATACCACAAGATTACCAGCAGCCACGAGCTTAGATTGCCAATAAGAACCCATTTAAACCACCAGGCCGCTTGGTAGCTGATTCTCAGACTGTTGCTGCCTTTTCTCTGTCTAACTTTAGGTGTCCCTATAGCTGTAAGACTGTAATCCTTGTCTGTCAGCACTTTGCCGTTAAGCACCAGCTGAGTATGGCCGTATTTGATAATAGGCAGACTGATGTCGTCTGCCTTATCGGCAGTCCATTTCAGAATGAGCTGGTTATCGTTCTGACTGCTGGTAAAGAGTCTGCTGTTTTCAAAGACATAACGTTCGTACAGAAGATATTTATTTTCTTTATTCGTTTTATCCGTTGGCAGGTAGTCCGGCGTTGACTTAATTGCCCGCAGCAGCAAATCATTCAAATCTGTCAGGTAAAAACTCCGCTTGACATCCTCGGCATTGCCGTAGACAAATTGGTGTTTTTGATTGATAATAGGGGTCTCAGACGTATGATAGTTAGTAATTTTTTCCAATGTGGTTACTGTATTCTGCAGCAATCCCCAAGCTAGAAAAACGCTGAGTATGCCCAGAGTCATTTTAGGCTGTTTCTTAAAGAAATAGCGGTCTGAAATCAGAGCAAAAGCCAGTAAAAGAAAAACAGTCGCAGGGACAAAAAAGCGGAAAGGAAACTGAATAAGGTTAACCAAAGAAAGATTGAGCTTACTGACCTTGTACCAAGGAAAAATACTGCTGGACAAAATTAAGAAAGCAAAAAAACTAAAGGTGACTGATTTTAAAAGTGTGTCATAATGCCGCCAATGTCTAAAAGAAAAATAATGCTGATAGAGCAGAATGAGCAGCAAAGGCAGAGGCGATGTCAGCCAATAAAGACTGCGCTGGTTGACCGTCATAATATAGAGCTTGGAGTTAATGAAGGGCTCCACCAAGCTGTTCGTACTGCCTACTTCAAAAATACCGGCCCAAATATTAGCTGATAGAACCAGACTCAGCAAAACAGCCAAGAGGCCTTGCTGCAAAATGGGCCATTTTTTCTTTGATAGGATAAAACCATAGCTGTAAATCGGAAGATAAGCCAAAATCAGCAAAAAAGCACTGAGCACATGAACCTGCAGCAGTAAAGCAACGGATACTGCCAGCCTTAGAATATCAACCCTCTCTTCTTTTATAAAATCAAGAGCAGGAATCAGGCACCAAGGCATAAAGGCAGCCCCCCAGCTGGAAAATCCCTGCCTGAATGTCCAATACTGAATAGAAAAAGTCGTCATATAAAAGAGGGCTGCCAGCAGAGCCAGAGGAAAACGCACCGCCCCCCGTCTGACCAGACGGTACATCGACAGGCCGGCGATACTGCCCAGCAAAAAACGCGATATTAGCTGATAGTTGTACCAATTTTTACATAAGAGAAGAATAAAGCCCTGAACGTAGGCAAAATAAGGACCATATAAGGCATTAATAATCCTGGCCGATCCATGAAAACCATAAAGAGAAATAAAGTAGCTGAAGTTTCCAGTCTTAATCTGCTGAGCTGTCTCATAAAAACGATTGTAATGGAAAAGGAAATCACTTCCCGTTATAACTCCCTTAGTCAGTATTTGCGGCAAAATCAGCAAAAAAGAAGAGAGCATAATAAGCAGAAAAGGCAGCAGATACTCCTTGGACAGTCCTCTGGGAAGTCTTTTTTTTAACATCTTATGTGTAAATCCTTCATACTATTAGATTCCTCTGCTAAGAAAACGATAAAAAGCTTCTCCCATAGTGTTTTTCCGCAGAGAGTCTTTTTTATAGTATACTTTTTTCAGAAAAAACTCAAATAAAAAGGAAGTCGCAGCCAACGGCTGCCAATAGTTCATTGAAATTTACTGCTGACCGGATATAAAGATGCCAGTCAGGAAAAAAGTGATATCAAAAAACAGTCCTGTCTCTGTTTTCTGTCTTGAACCGGGCAGAGAGCTGGCTATATACTGTAAAAAAAGAGTATGGGACAACAATCGGTAAATTGTCTAAAATGACGATTTCATTTTTGTCGCTCCGCCTCCGCACAGTTGATTAGGAAGAACACTGTCCCTTGCGCTGCAAAGGATAAGAACTTCCAAGCAACCGCTGCGCCAAACTCATCTGTTAAAAAAGTAAAAAGAGGTAAGACTTTTGTCCCACCCCCTCTATTTCTTTTACACTCTTAACGGTTTTATGTTTGATTAACACTGTGCTCAATTAATCTGCCGGACATCAAGAATCAGTCAAAGGGACTTTTGCCAAACTTTGGTCAATATGGCAGTAGCCATTCGGATTTTTCTTTAGATAGGCCTGATGGTAATCTTCAGCATCAATAAAATGCTGCAAAGGCTCCAGCTCAACTGCTAAAGCACGTCCCTCAAATTTCCGGCTAATCTGCTCCATAACTTGCTCTGCGATGGCCCTGTCAGCCTCATCCACATAGTAAATCCCTGTTCGGTACTGACGGCCGTAGTCGTTGCCCTGATGGTTGACTGCAAATGGATCGATGACGCGGAAGTAATAGAGCAGAATTTCTCGCAGGCTAATAATTTCAGGGTTATACTGTATATAAACGGTTTCAGCATGGTCAGTGTGTGCTATGAGGTCGTAAGATGTCACATCTGACTGCCCGTTAGCATAGCCGACACGCGTTTGTAAAACACCTTCAATTTGAGTAAAATAGGCTTCAACGCCCCAGAAGCAGCCGCCTGCCAGATAAATTTCTTTCATATTTTTAGTTTCCTTTCCAATTACGATAAGGCTGTCTTAACCGCATTAATCAAAGCATTGCTTGTCCCAGGAAAGGCAAAAATCATTTGACTGAGGTCAGCGGCCTTAAGTTTTTGATTGATCATTAAGGTGATGAGATTAATCATTTCACCGGCTTCATTGCTAAGAAGGCTGGCTCCCGCTAGTTCTTTGTTTTTATTGACAATTAAAGTAAAACGCGCTTCATCTTCCAGCTTGGTTTGGAATTTAATCTGCTGGCCAAAAGGCACTTCAACAATTTTGTAGTTATCGGGATCTGCCTTGGCCTCTGCCACTGTCACGCCGACTTGAGCAATACGGGGAAAAGTGAAGACCAGATTTGGCACAACCGGGTAGCTGATAGGTTTTTCATTGACACCCAAGATAAAGTCGGCAATATAATCCGACTCAAAACTTGCTGTCGGTGTCAGGCGGGGAATCGTTTTATCAACCACATCACCGCTGGCAAAGATGTGCGGCACAGCAGTCTGCAGATAATCATTAACCACAATACCTGAACGGTTATATTCAATACCTAAATCTTCCAAACCAAGATTTTCAACATTGGGAATTCGGCCTGTAGCATCCAGCACATAATCGGTCTCGATAACCAGTCCTTGAGCCGTAGTCAGGAGAAGACCGGCTTCCAGTGCTTCCACTTTTTCAACAGCTTGGCCAAAGTGGAACTGAACGCCTTCTGCTCTTAATTTGTCGACGACAGTTCTGACATCATTTTCCGGATAAGCAGCCAGAGCTTTATCAGCAAACTCGACAATATGAACTTCAGATCCCAGTTTAACGGCCATGGTAGCGAATTCCATTGAAATAATTCCTGCGCCGACAAAAGTGATACGGTTTGGCAGGCTGTCAAGTTCGAGGAATGCCCTGCTGTCGTGAAGCAGTTCCTTGCCTTCAATATTAAGACGAGCTGGACGCTGACCGGTCCCCAGAACGATATAATCTGCAGTAATCGCTTTATCATCAACGGCTACTGTATGTTCATCCCGCAGCTTTCCATAGCCTTTGAGAAGATCAATGTTCATTTGAGCAAACATCCCCTCCATAAACGGCGCATAAGTTGGAATCTCCCTCTTTTTAAAAGCCATGAGTTCTTCCCAACTAATCGTTCCCTTTGTGCCAATTCCTGCTCGTTCATAGCGGTCAAGACCATCTAAGAATTCAAAAGGACTGTCCAGCAAAAATTTAGCGTTGCAGCCATAGTTTGTACAAGTCCCTGCTGTCATATCTTTTTCAATAACAGCCACTTTCTTTCCGGATTGAGCCAGAGTCACCGCAGCATGCCAGCTAGCATGGCCTGAGCCGATAAAGACGATATCATAGTCATAAGTCATTAAAAGTCCTCCATCTTTTTAAAGTGCATCTGTTAAAACGAAAACAGCCGCTGGCAGTTCCAGTCTGACCCGCTATTTTTAACTGCTGGCAGTCACGAACCGGTCAGACAGCAGCAATCTGTCAGTCAAATAGCTTGATATATGCTTCATAGCCTTTTTCTGCCAGTTTGTCATAAGGGATAAACCGTAAAGCAGCAGAGTTAATGCAGTAGCGCAGACCGCCCGCCGCTGAAGGACCGTCATTAAAAACATGGCCAAGATGCGATTGGGCATTCTGACTGCGGACTTCAGTACGGTGCATTCCGTAAGAATTATCTTGATGGTTGGTCACCTTTTGATTGGCGATTGGTTTTGTGAAAGAAGGCCATCCGCAGCCTGCATCATATTTATCCAAGGATGAAAATAAAGGCTCGCCGCTGACGACATCAACATAGATGCCTTTTTCGTAAAAATCATCGTATTCGCCGGTAAAGGCGCGCTCTGTAGCAGCATTTTGAGTGACCTCATAGGCTAAATCGCCTATACGTTCGCGCAAAGCTTTATCTGTATCTGTATTAGTCATAAAATCTCCTTTAGAGCTGTTTAAGCAGCCAATTTTCATAGCCGATAGTGTCAATCAGTTCTAATTGTTGTTCTGTCCAGTACATATCTTCTTCCTCATCTTTGTAGTATTCCTTAAGAATATCATAAGTAGTGATATCGTCTGCTGCAGCTTGGACAAGAGGCAGGATATCTTTGAGGCCGCCATGTGAGAGGCTCAGTTCTTCTTTTAACAGTTCCAGAGGTGTCTCAGGCAGGTCAGTTGCTTCCTGCTTGGTCAAAAACAGCTTTCCGCCTAAATCCAGAACACGGTTAAACATTTGCTGAGCAAAACCGCGTTCTTCTTCGGCATGCTCTTCATATTTCCGGGCTAATTTTGAAAAACCCTGAGCAGCAAACTGCAAGGCAATAAGCTGATGCTTATCAGCCTGTACCAGCATAGCATTGCCAAGGTTTTGTAGCATTTGAATTTGATCATTATTCCCCATCATTTTATCGCCTCCTCTTTTCAATCGTACACGATTTATTATAGTTTACTGCTTTTTAGCAATCTTGTCAAACATTTAAATTTATGATATGATGATTTCAATCGCACACGAAGGAAATACCTATTATGTCAAAACAACAGCCTTATTTAGCCAATCAGCTTTGCTTTGCTATTTATAACAGCAATCGTCTGCTCAATCAATTCTACAAAAAAAGCCTCAGCCCTTTTGGACTGACTTACACACAGTATCTGGTTCTCCTAGCTCTCTGGGAAAAAGACGGGCAGTCTCTGCGGGAACTGGGTGAGAAACTTGATTTAGCCAGCAACACACTGACCCCATTGTTGAAACGTTTGGAAGACAAAAACTATCTGCTGCGTCTGCGCCCTGAAAAAGATCAGCGTCAGCTGATTGTTCAGCTGACAGAAAACGGGAAAGAACTGCAGATTCAAGTTGAAAAAGTGCTTGACAGCTGTTTAACAGAAGTGACTTTTTTTCCAGCTGATAAACTCCGGGAAATGATAAAAGACCATCAGGATTTAGCTGCAATGTTAAAAGAAAGAAACTAATAGGCATTCTGATATTCAATTTCTTCCTCATTGACTCTTTTTCTGTCGCAATACGGTATTATTTTTTCTTATACACTGCCATAACTAATTTATTCTATGCAAAAAAAGATGAAGTGTTACAATAGAAATAATATATCGAAAAGGGAGGGAGTTATGACGGCTAATATTAAAACATCTATCGCGGAATTGGTTGGAAAAACCCCTTTAGTAGAACTTCGCAATTTTCAAGAAAAACACGGTTTGCAGGCCAAATTACTGGCTAAGTTGGAATACCTCAATCCAAGCGGCAGTGTCAAGGACAGGGCAGCACTTAATATGATTATTGAGGCAGAAAAAGCCGGAAAACTGCAAAAAGGCGATACAATTGTTGATAACAGCAGCGGAAATACCGGTATTGCTTTAGCTGCCTTTGCGGCTGCTAAGGGATATCATTTTGAGTGTCTGCTGGAGCCTGGTGTATCTCCAGAACGTACCCAAATTTTAAAAGCTTACGGCGCCCGTCTCCGCAGTTTTTTAGATTTCCCTGAGATTGCAGCCATGTTGGACAAGGGTGCTTTTGAAACTGCTGAAATCAGTCGCGTTATTCAGGAATACGCTGACAGTAAAGGCTACTTTTATACTGATCAAGTAAGCAATCAAGCTAATCCTGATGCCCATTATCAGACGACTGGTCCTGAAATTTGGGAAGATACCGACGGCCAAGTTGATATCCTTATTATGGCTGCCGGTACCGGCGGAACAATCGCCGGTCTGACACACTATTTTCGGCAGAAAAATCCTGATATAAGAATTATTGCCATTGAACCTGACAAGGCATCCCGCCCCTCAGCAGAGCAGCCCGATGTCAACAGTATTGATGGTATTGTTGCCTTTGATGGTTTCGGACCGGAGAACCAGCCGACCTTCTTTTCAAAAAATCAGTTTTACTATGACAGCTGTATTGATGTTCTGGCAGAAGACGGTTACAAAACCGGTCTTGAACTGGCCCGTACTGACGGTATCTTCTTGGGTGAATCTGCCGGTGCTGTTTTGCATGCTGCCAAAACTGTCGCTCAAAAGGACGAAAACAAAGGAAAAAACATCGTTTTAATCTTTGCAGACAATGGCATGAAATATCTTTCCAGCCCAATGTACCAGGAGGTGAATTAAATGTGTCAGAACTGCCTCGAACACACTAATTCAGGTTCCCATGACAGTCAGGATTTTCCGCTTAGACAGGCTAAAAGTCCCAAAGACTATTTGAATCTGGCTATTCAGACCGCTGATTATATTGATCAGTTCAAAGTTGAAACGGAGGATAGCATCTGGTGGCGCAATACTAATAATGAAGCGCAGTCCAGTATCCCAGATTTCAGTAATCCTAATTTTTTCAGCGGTTCAGCAGGTATTTTATATTTTTATGACAAACTCTATCAAGTCACACATGATAAAGATTACCTTCCTATTATTACTAAAGCCAGCCATTACCTTACTGAACATTGGCAGATCTTAACGAAGCTGGATATTTTTGACATTAAAGGATCCGGTAAAGGTCTCTATGGAGGTATTGGCGGGATTGGACTCATTCTGCTTGAAATAGCAGAGAACTATAACAATGAAGAAGCTTTAAAATCCGCTCAAGAAATAGCTCATTACTATTTAGAAACAGCCAAGCCGTCTGACGAGGGAATTTACTGGACGGGTGACTCGCCGCTTTTTCATGACAGCGGCATCCTGCTCTTTCTCATCAAAGCTTACCAGCATTTTCCCAGCAGCAGACTTTTAGAAACAATTAAATCCGGTGTCCGCTATCTTATAGCTACTGGCCACCGGCATATTGATAATGGGCTGGAAATCAATACTGTTTCTGATTCAGACAAGCGTGATCTTCCTAACTGGGAATTTGGTTCAGCAGGGGCTGGCTATCTTTTCGGAAAAACATATGAGTTGACTCACGATCAATACTTTCTGCAGGCTGCAAAAGATGCAGCAACCTTTCTGGTTAATCTTGCTGTGCCCCAAGAACAGGGCTATTTGATTCCCTACCGAACAAACGGCCCTCAGCGCCAAATTTTTTATTTAGGGAATTGCCACGGAGCAATTGGGACATCACGCTTCTTCTATTATTTATATCAGCTGACAAAGGATAACTATTATTTAGAGCAAGTGGAGGCGTTAACCGCTGGTTTGCTCAGCCGGGGAGCTCCGGAACAGCAGTCTAACGGTTATTGGAACACAACGACTTTTTGCTGCGGCGCTGCCGGTTTTATCCACCATTTTTTAGGACTTTATGTCGACAAGAAAGAGACGCTTTATCTTGATTTAGCCAGACGATCTGCTGCTGTCGTCCTTGGGAATGCCAGTAAATCTGAAAACGGAGTCCGCTTTTCTATCGCCTTTAATCGGATTAGCCCTGATGAGCTGTCTGCGTTTACAGGCTTTTACGACGGTGCTGCCGGAATAGCAACAGCATTATTGGAACTTTATCAATTTGAAAGTCAGCAACGCTTAAAGTGGAAACGGCTAATTGATGATCCCTTTGCAGCTCGGATTTAAAAAAGAAAAATGAGGCAGACAGAGACCAGCCTCATTTTTCTTTTTTAAGGGTTTGGCGGCAGTGGTTGATTGGAAGAAAGTGGAACAAAATCGGTAAATTATTATAAAATAACGATTTCGATTTTTGTCACACTCTCTTTTTTATCCTTTGACCTGCAAACTAATAAGACAAGCGGCAGCAAAGCTAAGAACTCTATAACTTGTTACTTAACTACAAAAACTTATCCCTTTTCCTAACGATAATTTTTCAGCTGTCTTTTAATATCACGCTCCTGATCGCGCCGTTTGATGGTTTCGCGTTTATCATAGTCGTGCTTCCCTTTAGCAAGGCCAATAAGAACTTTAGCAAAACCGTTTTTAAGGTAGACTTTCAGCGGAACAAGGGTCATGCCGCTTCCTTT
Coding sequences within it:
- a CDS encoding MurR/RpiR family transcriptional regulator translates to MDFLENIKQHEADYAKAELKVYHYVLNNLETLETFTITKIAELSLTSTAAVLRFCQTLGYKGFKDFRYDAIRYLHHHHQRPSADILDQMTDDYSQLMRQFRNMDRESIRTLIAAILKRRRLHIFGVYYSSLPARYLHMGLQDLGITSHFAGDLNSGAHLTNIINEEDSLIMFSVSGSSGNFRQALSAVQNNMPKHSFLITLNATAPVAKLFTTTIILPGNLFNKQSIVDTQSLPMVFVETLLNLIREELN
- a CDS encoding dihydrolipoyl dehydrogenase family protein, with the translated sequence MTYDYDIVFIGSGHASWHAAVTLAQSGKKVAVIEKDMTAGTCTNYGCNAKFLLDSPFEFLDGLDRYERAGIGTKGTISWEELMAFKKREIPTYAPFMEGMFAQMNIDLLKGYGKLRDEHTVAVDDKAITADYIVLGTGQRPARLNIEGKELLHDSRAFLELDSLPNRITFVGAGIISMEFATMAVKLGSEVHIVEFADKALAAYPENDVRTVVDKLRAEGVQFHFGQAVEKVEALEAGLLLTTAQGLVIETDYVLDATGRIPNVENLGLEDLGIEYNRSGIVVNDYLQTAVPHIFASGDVVDKTIPRLTPTASFESDYIADFILGVNEKPISYPVVPNLVFTFPRIAQVGVTVAEAKADPDNYKIVEVPFGQQIKFQTKLEDEARFTLIVNKNKELAGASLLSNEAGEMINLITLMINQKLKAADLSQMIFAFPGTSNALINAVKTALS
- the msrB gene encoding peptide-methionine (R)-S-oxide reductase MsrB; the encoded protein is MTNTDTDKALRERIGDLAYEVTQNAATERAFTGEYDDFYEKGIYVDVVSGEPLFSSLDKYDAGCGWPSFTKPIANQKVTNHQDNSYGMHRTEVRSQNAQSHLGHVFNDGPSAAGGLRYCINSAALRFIPYDKLAEKGYEAYIKLFD
- a CDS encoding ferritin-like domain-containing protein, whose product is MMGNNDQIQMLQNLGNAMLVQADKHQLIALQFAAQGFSKLARKYEEHAEEERGFAQQMFNRVLDLGGKLFLTKQEATDLPETPLELLKEELSLSHGGLKDILPLVQAAADDITTYDILKEYYKDEEEDMYWTEQQLELIDTIGYENWLLKQL
- a CDS encoding MarR family winged helix-turn-helix transcriptional regulator, with the protein product MSKQQPYLANQLCFAIYNSNRLLNQFYKKSLSPFGLTYTQYLVLLALWEKDGQSLRELGEKLDLASNTLTPLLKRLEDKNYLLRLRPEKDQRQLIVQLTENGKELQIQVEKVLDSCLTEVTFFPADKLREMIKDHQDLAAMLKERN
- a CDS encoding PLP-dependent cysteine synthase family protein; protein product: MTANIKTSIAELVGKTPLVELRNFQEKHGLQAKLLAKLEYLNPSGSVKDRAALNMIIEAEKAGKLQKGDTIVDNSSGNTGIALAAFAAAKGYHFECLLEPGVSPERTQILKAYGARLRSFLDFPEIAAMLDKGAFETAEISRVIQEYADSKGYFYTDQVSNQANPDAHYQTTGPEIWEDTDGQVDILIMAAGTGGTIAGLTHYFRQKNPDIRIIAIEPDKASRPSAEQPDVNSIDGIVAFDGFGPENQPTFFSKNQFYYDSCIDVLAEDGYKTGLELARTDGIFLGESAGAVLHAAKTVAQKDENKGKNIVLIFADNGMKYLSSPMYQEVN
- a CDS encoding lanthionine synthetase LanC family protein gives rise to the protein MCQNCLEHTNSGSHDSQDFPLRQAKSPKDYLNLAIQTADYIDQFKVETEDSIWWRNTNNEAQSSIPDFSNPNFFSGSAGILYFYDKLYQVTHDKDYLPIITKASHYLTEHWQILTKLDIFDIKGSGKGLYGGIGGIGLILLEIAENYNNEEALKSAQEIAHYYLETAKPSDEGIYWTGDSPLFHDSGILLFLIKAYQHFPSSRLLETIKSGVRYLIATGHRHIDNGLEINTVSDSDKRDLPNWEFGSAGAGYLFGKTYELTHDQYFLQAAKDAATFLVNLAVPQEQGYLIPYRTNGPQRQIFYLGNCHGAIGTSRFFYYLYQLTKDNYYLEQVEALTAGLLSRGAPEQQSNGYWNTTTFCCGAAGFIHHFLGLYVDKKETLYLDLARRSAAVVLGNASKSENGVRFSIAFNRISPDELSAFTGFYDGAAGIATALLELYQFESQQRLKWKRLIDDPFAARI